A stretch of DNA from Oculatellaceae cyanobacterium:
ATTATTGATTACATTCAACGCTGGTATTCACATATGCCTTTGCTGACAGAAGGCAATAACGAGGTTAATCCTCGATCACTTGCTGAAAGTTGGCTTGGAGATCCCACAATCGAACCTCTTACAGGTAATCCACTTCTACTTTCGACCTTATTAATGGTTCATCATTTAGATGGTAGTCTCCCTAGCGGACGTTCACAGCTTTACCGACGGTATGTTGAAGGTATGCTAGGTTTATGGGATGACCGTCGTAAGGTAGCAGCAACGAGTATTCAACTTTCTCTAGAAGAGAAAAGGCAAATTATGAGAGGGTTTGCCTTACAGATGTTTCTTCAACAAAAAGATCAGCTTGATGAAAATGCTGCATTAGAGTTAATGCAAACATTACTTCAGAAATTAAAAATCTCTTTATCTGAAGAAGATGTTCTTGCAGGGCTGCGGGAGCGTTCAGGTCTAATCATTGGGCCTGGTATTTACAGTTTTGTACATAAGAGTGTTTTAGAGTATCTAGTTGCAGAGTCTGTTCTACAAGGAGATCAGAGGGATGAATTAGGACGTAGAATAGATCGTTTTTGCTTATTTGAACATCGTGCTGATGATCGATGGAATACTGTAACTTTTCTTTGGGCGGGACTTGCTCCGTTAACTGATGTAGAATCATTTATTGATGAATGTATTAGTGCCAAAAAATGGGATTTAGCATATGGCATTTTGTACGACCAATACAGTAGATTTCCCGCAGAAATATGTCGTAGCTTGTTATTAAAAGTAACTTATGTAGATCAAAGCTTAGTTAATTATGATAGCAACACTTATTGGGGATATCCATATGCAGCCAATAATGATTCCGAACTTAAAATTCCAACGTTCGAGCTACGAAGTCTTATCTCGTCTCGTACATACCTTCACTCGCTTATGAGCCGCACTGTGCAAGATGGGATTGTCACCTGGAAAGATAGCATTAATTTAGTCGGGGAAATTCGAGATCTTCTATGGATGTGCTGCGCTATTACATTACGAAATACTGATGAATGGAAGACCTGCCTCACTGCTCAATGTCCAAATAGCGCTACAAATCAGATATGGCTATACTGGGTTGCTCAAGCTGTATTTAAAAAAGTAGTAGCAAAAAAAGATTTAGCATCTTTAGAAAGTTTTATAACAGCTTATAAAACGGCTTGCCCTGATTTTTGCGGGCTAGTCCCAATTGCTCTCATTTCTGTTGGGCGTTACCTGCATGAAGCGGAATTTAATGCTGAAAATCAGCAGGAGCGCGATAGCTTTTCAAACTTACTTAAAGTTTTGCCTAACAGTGGCGATGGTGAAATAGATCAAGAATTATTATTAGGAACTTGTGAATGGGAAAATTTTCCTAGTTTTGATTCTGGTGAAGATCTCTTAATTGCTTTTACGGAACGAGCACAAGAATTAGTTAAAAATGGATTATTAGAGAAAAACTCAATCTATGAACGCGCCATTAATTTTATCAATGAATTACAGAAATATCGAGATTCTATTGTAGTAGATTAAATTTTAAAAACCTCTTCCAAATCCCCCTTCTTAAAAAAAGCATTTTGGTAGTAAAAATAAGCGATAATCCCGTATATGACATTGCAGATTAATGCGAGGTGATGAAAGTTGATTGATTAAATTGTATTTATATTGGAAGGTATGGTTATAGGCGATCGCATTTACATTAAACTGGTATTCTCCGGTATACCATTTGATTTACTGAGAATAAATAAACTACCATCTCCACCACGTCCAATTCTAAAATTTTCATCCAAATAAGTAATATCAAGCGTGGCAACTCTACCACGAGGATTATTAGCTTGTACAACCTTAAATGGGTCAAGTCGAGGGGTATTAATACCAATAATTCTATTAATTGATAAGTATCTTTTGTCAAAATCAACGTTAATGCGTTTGTCTGGTACAGGTGATGAATCTTCAATAGCAGGCTCAAAACTAGCTGTCACTTTCACATATCCAGATATTATTCCTAGAGGATGTTTGACAAAAGCAATATTGAAAAACTCTTTATTGGCAACATTAATTACTTGATACACTTTACCCAGCTTTAATCCCAAAGGCAGGGAAACTAAAGAACGGATTTCTCTAGCAGTGGAGTATTGCAGTTGCCAAGTCCCATCTAGTAATGAAATAGCATTAACCAAAGGATTAGGATTTGGGTTGCAGCTTTCTAGTTGAGTGGTCAATTGTTCAATTTCTGCGGCAGTAGTTTTGTCTAGCTGCATATCGGTAAGAGGAGAATTATCTTTGTTAGATTGCAATTCCTCAAGATAAGCTTGTAATTTTTCCTTTAACAATAGTCGATTATTCAATGGTTGAAACCTGGTTATTGATAACTATAAGATATATAATTATTGAAAAAGGTCTAGTAATCAAGCTTTATTCATCAGCAACAAATCAGAGCGAAATCTGCTTAACTGCTGGTAGGAATCATCTCTGGGCAATTGTTTAATTATGCTGCAAATTTCTAATACTGTGAGTATCCCAGAGCATGAGATTAATTTGAGTGCGGTGCGATCGCAAGGTGCAGGCGGGCAAAATGTCAATAAGGTATCAACAGCAATTCACCTGCGCTTTGATATCATCGCTTCCTCATTGCCTGAGCGTTATCAAGAGCGTTTGTTGAAGCTAAACGATCAACGAATTACAAAAGAAGGTGTAATTGTGATCAAAGCTCAAGAACACCGCAGCCAAGAGCAAAATAAAGAAGAAGCATTGCAACGTTTGCAAGATTTAATAAAGGGTGCGATCGCAGTCCCTAAACCCCGCAAAAAGAGTAAACCGACTCGGAGTTCTCAAAGGAAACGTCTAGATAGTAAAACTAAGCGATCGCAAATTAAAGAATACAGAAAGAAAATTACAGATGAATAAATTGCGATCGCCCTTGATCAATTAAATCTTTGCGCCTTTTCTTTGTTGCTAACCTCAACATCTATGATGCAATAAAGAGTTATTTTAGTATCAACCCTATTCATGAGCAACACAGAAGTAGTAGTAATTGGTAGCGGTATCGGCGGACTAAGTTGTGCTGCAATCCTAGCACGTTATGGAATTGAAGTCACCGTAGTAGAAAGCCACTCGATTGCAGGTGGTGCGGCTCATGCTTTTGAACGTAATGGCTATAAATTTGATTCTGGTCCATCTTTATATTCAGGTTTATCTTACACTCCTTCCCCTAATCCCTTACGCCAAGTTTTAGATGCTATTGGGGAAGATTTAC
This window harbors:
- a CDS encoding PAP/fibrillin family protein, which translates into the protein MNNRLLLKEKLQAYLEELQSNKDNSPLTDMQLDKTTAAEIEQLTTQLESCNPNPNPLVNAISLLDGTWQLQYSTAREIRSLVSLPLGLKLGKVYQVINVANKEFFNIAFVKHPLGIISGYVKVTASFEPAIEDSSPVPDKRINVDFDKRYLSINRIIGINTPRLDPFKVVQANNPRGRVATLDITYLDENFRIGRGGDGSLFILSKSNGIPENTSLM
- the arfB gene encoding alternative ribosome rescue aminoacyl-tRNA hydrolase ArfB, translating into MLQISNTVSIPEHEINLSAVRSQGAGGQNVNKVSTAIHLRFDIIASSLPERYQERLLKLNDQRITKEGVIVIKAQEHRSQEQNKEEALQRLQDLIKGAIAVPKPRKKSKPTRSSQRKRLDSKTKRSQIKEYRKKITDE
- a CDS encoding NACHT domain-containing protein gives rise to the protein MELGAFTLGIISNLLSSLIDDGIKSQPFFQRRKIERRIEDATAEVVEPLLPFLEHEGIPEDKQRRLIETCVEELRPLTGQPELLFQGSLNGQKIFEDLYSNRDLPQVVIEDGLKETYTLLCPRIATLLCKIPAAVKDWESEAWSENFRRFDEIVDQLRTLFNRVDELATSPLRDADALLTVVRRALAQKIRFDLDLTGLRGDSPRAGKFDDFFVHPEISENIEDDKSPVRVVEDDESFDLFTSTGNRAIIIGQPGAGKSTWAKWLQREALSTRWNGICVRVELRRFSNESLLPLHNVIREVAGQHLAEELTSDRIREWLRTKKVIFILDGFDEIRPNDRDKIYDWIVDLTTAVQQCPFIITSRPITTNHLELLSASWHSWSIEPFDQGRIIDYIQRWYSHMPLLTEGNNEVNPRSLAESWLGDPTIEPLTGNPLLLSTLLMVHHLDGSLPSGRSQLYRRYVEGMLGLWDDRRKVAATSIQLSLEEKRQIMRGFALQMFLQQKDQLDENAALELMQTLLQKLKISLSEEDVLAGLRERSGLIIGPGIYSFVHKSVLEYLVAESVLQGDQRDELGRRIDRFCLFEHRADDRWNTVTFLWAGLAPLTDVESFIDECISAKKWDLAYGILYDQYSRFPAEICRSLLLKVTYVDQSLVNYDSNTYWGYPYAANNDSELKIPTFELRSLISSRTYLHSLMSRTVQDGIVTWKDSINLVGEIRDLLWMCCAITLRNTDEWKTCLTAQCPNSATNQIWLYWVAQAVFKKVVAKKDLASLESFITAYKTACPDFCGLVPIALISVGRYLHEAEFNAENQQERDSFSNLLKVLPNSGDGEIDQELLLGTCEWENFPSFDSGEDLLIAFTERAQELVKNGLLEKNSIYERAINFINELQKYRDSIVVD